The Hymenobacter oligotrophus genome has a window encoding:
- a CDS encoding trimeric intracellular cation channel family protein has protein sequence MSVIYLTDLIGTGVFAISGTLAALHKKKDHDVLTLFIFAFVTAVGGGTLRDVIIRTHPVAWITDANYLVVITASVLIAVVCRRWWLGVLQRPLLVFDTLGIGIFTILGLQKALSAGVNAWAAVLLGIVSALFGGVIRDTLANEVPLVFERQLYATPCLTGAVLYVLLLFLGFDPTINFLVSVGVITVFRLLAAKKGWSLPPIRV, from the coding sequence ATGAGTGTAATCTACCTGACGGATTTAATCGGGACCGGCGTGTTTGCCATATCGGGCACCCTGGCCGCCTTGCACAAGAAGAAAGACCACGACGTGCTCACGCTGTTCATCTTCGCGTTTGTGACGGCAGTGGGCGGCGGCACCCTGCGCGATGTCATCATTCGAACCCATCCGGTGGCTTGGATTACCGACGCCAACTACCTGGTGGTAATAACCGCGAGCGTACTAATTGCCGTGGTTTGCCGGCGCTGGTGGTTGGGCGTGTTGCAGCGCCCGCTGCTGGTGTTCGATACTTTGGGCATTGGCATATTTACCATTCTGGGGCTGCAAAAGGCCCTGAGCGCGGGCGTAAACGCGTGGGCGGCAGTGCTGCTCGGCATTGTGTCGGCGCTGTTTGGCGGCGTCATCCGCGATACGCTAGCCAACGAGGTGCCGCTGGTGTTTGAGCGGCAGCTGTACGCTACGCCTTGCCTAACCGGAGCGGTGCTGTACGTGCTGCTGCTGTTTTTGGGCTTCGATCCGACGATTAATTTCCTCGTGTCGGTGGGCGTGATTACCGTTTTTCGGCTGCTGGCTGCCAAAAAAGGTTGGTCGTTGCCGCCCATACGGGTATAG
- a CDS encoding HAD family hydrolase: MSAPARRLPNLLFDFGGVIINVDYNRTLEAMRALSRAGSTIEFTQASQSALFDELETGRLTPAEFRTGLRHHYDLHHATDAQLDEAWNAMVLDLPLERIEYIRELRREGYQTALLSNTNSIHIDMILEMLRRQYGLQNGIADVLDRVFYSQEVGLRKPGKEVFGHVLRELNWRPEETLFVEDSIQHIRTAEALGIRTLFLQPPLTLTQALPAALRAFSVPST; this comes from the coding sequence ATGTCTGCTCCTGCGCGGCGGCTGCCCAACCTGCTTTTCGACTTCGGCGGCGTTATCATCAACGTCGATTACAACCGCACGCTGGAGGCCATGCGCGCCCTAAGCCGCGCGGGCTCCACCATCGAGTTTACGCAGGCCTCGCAATCGGCTTTGTTCGACGAGCTGGAGACGGGCCGCCTCACGCCTGCCGAGTTCCGCACGGGCCTGCGCCACCACTACGACCTGCACCACGCCACCGACGCCCAGCTCGACGAAGCCTGGAACGCCATGGTGCTCGATTTGCCGCTGGAGCGCATCGAGTACATTCGGGAACTGCGCCGCGAGGGCTACCAAACCGCGCTGCTCTCCAACACCAACAGCATCCACATCGACATGATTCTGGAGATGCTGCGGCGCCAGTACGGGTTGCAAAACGGCATTGCCGATGTGCTCGACCGCGTGTTCTACTCGCAGGAAGTGGGCCTACGCAAGCCGGGTAAGGAGGTGTTCGGGCACGTGCTGCGCGAGCTGAACTGGCGCCCCGAGGAAACTCTTTTCGTGGAGGATAGTATCCAACACATCCGGACGGCCGAAGCGCTGGGCATTCGCACGTTGTTTTTGCAGCCGCCGCTTACCCTCACCCAAGCCCTACCCGCTGCGCTCCGTGCCTTTTCCGTCCCTTCCACCTAG
- a CDS encoding site-2 protease family protein: MPFPSLPPSPHGSDPATPPVGRAPHAPLRWRWRRYERPEPPLWRVVLVHLGLFLITLYTTTVAGAEQVTAKSLWSGWWPSVAELKRGLAYSIPFLAILTVHEFGHYFTARYNRIRTSLPYYIPILNGLLDIGTFGAVIQIRDKIFSRREFFDVGIAGPLAGLVVAVGVLVYGLTHLPPLEYLFQVHPEYRFYGADYARHVYNAESFGVNPPLLYHGLAQLLADPARLPHLNELMHYPYLLAGVLGLFFTALNLLPIGQLDGGHILYGLLGFRRGNQLSAVLFLCFIFYAGLGLFSFNASRETWLYGVPVYLLYLFFVLRRVLPTPRRVWMLVAGVLLAQLAVTVAFPGIEGNPGWLLFGLLLGRVTSIYHPPATDERPLSPGRQVLGWLMLAVFVLCFSPSPFR, translated from the coding sequence GTGCCTTTTCCGTCCCTTCCACCTAGCCCCCACGGCAGCGACCCGGCCACGCCGCCCGTTGGCCGCGCGCCCCACGCCCCGCTGCGCTGGCGGTGGCGGCGCTACGAGCGCCCCGAGCCCCCGCTCTGGCGCGTGGTGCTTGTGCACCTAGGGCTGTTTCTGATTACCCTGTACACCACCACGGTGGCCGGCGCCGAGCAGGTTACGGCTAAGTCGTTGTGGTCGGGCTGGTGGCCGTCGGTAGCGGAGCTCAAGCGTGGCTTGGCTTACTCGATTCCGTTTTTGGCTATTCTGACGGTGCACGAGTTCGGGCACTATTTCACGGCGCGTTACAACCGCATCCGTACCTCGTTGCCGTATTACATCCCCATTCTTAACGGCCTGCTCGACATCGGCACGTTTGGAGCGGTTATTCAGATTCGGGACAAGATTTTCTCGCGGCGCGAGTTTTTCGATGTGGGCATTGCCGGGCCGCTGGCCGGGCTGGTGGTAGCCGTGGGCGTGCTGGTGTACGGCCTCACGCATTTGCCGCCGCTGGAGTACCTGTTTCAGGTGCACCCCGAGTACCGTTTTTACGGCGCCGACTACGCCCGCCACGTCTACAACGCCGAGTCGTTTGGCGTGAACCCGCCGCTGCTCTACCACGGCCTGGCCCAACTGCTGGCCGACCCCGCACGCCTCCCCCACCTCAACGAGCTGATGCACTACCCGTACCTACTGGCGGGCGTGCTGGGGCTGTTTTTTACGGCGCTGAATTTGTTGCCCATCGGGCAGCTCGATGGCGGCCACATTTTGTACGGCTTGCTGGGTTTTCGGCGCGGCAATCAATTGTCGGCGGTGCTGTTTCTGTGCTTTATCTTCTACGCCGGCCTCGGGCTGTTTTCATTTAACGCTTCGCGCGAAACCTGGCTCTACGGCGTGCCGGTTTACCTGCTGTATCTGTTTTTTGTGCTGCGGCGGGTGTTGCCCACGCCCCGCCGCGTATGGATGCTGGTGGCGGGGGTGCTATTGGCGCAACTAGCCGTAACGGTAGCTTTTCCGGGCATCGAAGGCAACCCCGGCTGGCTGTTGTTTGGCTTGCTGCTGGGCCGGGTTACGAGCATTTACCACCCACCCGCCACCGACGAACGCCCCCTGTCGCCGGGCCGGCAGGTGTTGGGCTGGCTGATGCTGGCGGTATTTGTGCTGTGCTTTTCGCCTTCGCCCTTCCGCTAA